The Cytophagales bacterium region AGAGGCGTTTTTTTATCCACCAACAATGGAAGTTCCTGGACTGCGGTCAATACCGGTATTACAAATCCTTATGTCTTTTCATTAGCCATAAGCGACACAAATATTTTTGCGGGGACTTCTGGTGGGGTATTTTTATCCAACAACAATGGAAGTTCCTGGACTGCGGTCAATACCGGTTTGACATATCTTGCTGTCAATTCATTAGCCATAAGCGGCACAAACATTTTTGCGGGGACTAATAGTGGTGGCGTGTTTTTATCCACCAACAATGGAAGTTCCTGGACTGCGGTCAATACCGGTTTGACAAATCTTGATGTCCGGTCATTAGCCATAAGCGGCACAAACATTTTTGCGGGGACTTTGTACGAAGGCGTCTTTTTATCCACCAACAATGGAAGTTCCTGGACTGCGGTCAATACCGGTTTGACATATCTTAATGTCCGTTCATTAGCCATAAGCGGCACAAACATTTTTGCGGGGACTAATGGAGGTGGCGTCTTTTTATCCACCAACAATGGAAGTTCCTGGACTACGGTCAATACCGGTTTGACAGATCTTATTGTCCCTTCATTAGCCATAAGCGGCACAAACATTTTTGCGGGGACCTGGGGTGGAGGCGTCTTTTTATCCACCAACAATGGAAGTTCCTGGACTGCGGTCAATACCGGTTTGACAAATCTTAATGTCTATCCATTAGCCATAAGCGGCACAAACATTTTTGCGGGAACTTATGGTGGCGGGGTATGGATCCGTCAGTTAAGTGAAATAACCGGCACAGGAGAGGGTCCAAATCAGAATAATGCTTATCTCCAATCATCAATCAACCTTTTCCCCAATCCCGCCACCGGCGTCCTCACTATTGAGAGCAACTTAGGGTTGGAAATTGAAAAAATTGAGATTTACAATACCCTGGGGCAGAAGGTTCATG contains the following coding sequences:
- a CDS encoding regulator, with the translated sequence MLYAQWLQTNGPYGGRIQSIATDGTNIFAGTWRGGVFLSTNNGSSWTAVNTGIANLTVQSLAISGTNIFAGTDVRGVFLSTNNGSSWTEVNTGLTNTNVLSFTISGTNIFAGTWGGVFLSTNNGSFWIAVNTGLTNLTVRSLAISGTNIFAGTNGGVFLSTNNGSSWTAVNTGLTNLYVPSLAISGTNIFAGTDFGGVFLSTNNGSSWTAVNTGLTSTYVYSLAISGTDIFAGTYLGGVFLSTNNGSSWTAVNTGLTNLPVRSLAISGTNIFAGTEGRGVFLSTNNGSSWTAVNTGITNPYVFSLAISDTNIFAGTSGGVFLSNNNGSSWTAVNTGLTYLAVNSLAISGTNIFAGTNSGGVFLSTNNGSSWTAVNTGLTNLDVRSLAISGTNIFAGTLYEGVFLSTNNGSSWTAVNTGLTYLNVRSLAISGTNIFAGTNGGGVFLSTNNGSSWTTVNTGLTDLIVPSLAISGTNIFAGTWGGGVFLSTNNGSSWTAVNTGLTNLNVYPLAISGTNIFAGTYGGGVWIRQLSEITGTGEGPNQNNAYLQSSINLFPNPATGVLTIESNLGLEIEKIEIYNTLGQKVH